The Montipora foliosa isolate CH-2021 chromosome 10, ASM3666993v2, whole genome shotgun sequence genomic sequence AACAATACTGTCTGACTGGCTACCCGCCTGACTGATTTCTTGACGATTGTTAACATTGTTTCCTCCACCATGGGGTTATCtttttttagtatcacccaactagtggactaatgcaaattctgcatttgattggctacgctactagaggactattagtaatagtcctcgagtagcaaaaAGTGTGATGCTTTCtgtcgttttattcccaaataaatgtttctttaactggcatttgctaactttattattgccttttctgtccgactacttgggtgatactaaaacgattagaccctttgccctgAAGGGCCACAAGTCAATAGCCCATTAGGCTTCGCCTTATGGGCTACTGACCTgtagcccttgtgggctacgggtctaattgttaagtacaCTGTAgcagtggaggttccctttaatgaCTGCCTAAATGACTAAGTTTTTTTTGCCTGACCACCCAACCCATATGTTCCAAATCAAAATTATTTTGACCTTGTTAGACTTTTCTGCAGATGTCACCAATATCCTTTTTCCAATGGACATGTTGCACTCCCTCATTGTATTGATGTTAAGCAATATTACATCATTTCTCGAAGACAGAGGTAATTTGCCATCTGTTGACCAAACAGAGAAAATACCATCAGTCAAGATCATGTTGCATGTTGATGTAAGAGTGAACTGTTATTTAAGtggtacccccccccccctccccaaaaaaaaaaaccttaattACCTGTATCCGACTGCTAACACAAGAACTTGATCTCATTTATAAAAATCAGTTCCTTATTGGATCAAGTTATGCAAATATTATGCTAGACATTAAAGTAACAGTCTATGAACTCGTTCTTCATGTACCacacaaaaaattattacatgtataagcACGCAATCACAGATCATCCAAGAGAGTCCCCGTTTCCAATACAGTAcaagaacatacatgtacaaagtacaaggaggcagtgtggcacagtggttaggacacttgccttgagatctggagttTCCAGGTTTCCAAGACTCAtgctgaccacttgttgaatttgttcctggtagtccctggttcaacttcttggaCACACTTGTattaaaatagccaactggtttgcctctggccacctgggattcttaacagtgttgttgttgttgtgttctgtcatttcattgactgtgtttcattggccctgaaaagcccctatggggagtggtcaattaagtacgtAGTGTAATGTACAAGCACTATTTTAACTTTTTCCTGTTGTAACTATGGTGTGGAAGTGTAGGTTGGAGTGGATAATTTTATGCAGATTTGTGGTCAGGGGAACTACCAGGCGCTGTTCAGAATGTGGAAATCTATGCTTGAGTCCTAAGTGGATACGTATTCTTAGAAGGAACAATACATGCATGTATTATTTGTTTACATCCTCCATGATGTAAGTAATCTTTACACTAAGTTAAACTAAGTTTGAATGTTTATCGAACATAAAGAAACGAGCTGTGGTTTTGATAGTTTCATAGACCGAGGGGAAATCATAATGTGACACGTCATCATTATAATTTTTTCTAATTCCTGATAGCTTAGCCTAACAATGATTATGTCTCTTCTAATGGCTGACTGGTGCAACACTTTCAAAGTCAAAGGAAAAGGTCCTATCAATCCTATCGTTCAAAAACATCAAGCTTGATGTTATTTTTCAAGAAGTAACATTGCTCAATCACTTTTGTCAAAAAAACCTCCTGGGACATAGCCATTAGATTCCAATGTGTGTCTAATTGCAGGCATAATACTACGATAGGGTGCGAGCTAGTATCGTTGTCAGTACTCAGTTTGCGTGTGAAGATTGCATGGCTACCTAAacaaaaatttccagtgtctatttcatatttgtgttagtgagtatcttcaacattttagAGTTgcacaaatcctttttcatttcaactggaattgctttaattcattttgaagtattttgtCCACTGCGTTTGTTACTCCCAAGACAACAATATTATATgctaattttgaataaattatttagctggaacttggctctaaatCTTTGACTTGTGTATAAGTccagggcgatttttggagcttcttttgaggccataaaaggttgACTTATACACAAGTAAATAAGGTATCTCTGAGCAAAGGACATGCAACagaaacagaacagaacaacaccgacaatagaccattttacagttgtgtgcttagttacctggcctttgaatgaaagtgagttgacccaggtaactaagcacacaactgtaaaatggtctattaagaATCTTAACTGGCTgttggcaaaccagttggctattttcaagtgcagctgagaagttaaaccagggactaccaggatcaaattaaaTATGTGGTCAGAGCTGGTCTTGAACCTACTGGGACACACTGCCTGATGCACTTCAAGGTTGTACAACACAGAAAGTCAGGTTTTTACACTGAAAATGCCGACTATAAAATTACCTATTAGTCTGTGTGTTATGCATGTATGCGAGCCATGAGAGTCAACATGCGAGCCACATAGTTATTGGAGGCTAACCGTTTCAAAATGGAATGGGTTCTtcgacttaaggacggtgcctactaattaaagatatttttgccccggtgtgtgattatgcaggaaatgtagatcttagcaagtgttatcgaaatccaaaaagaaaattgggggtaaccacgcatgtttcaaagataattcctgagtaatatttgtaaaaagctttaaaatacaaagcaatgtatggcgttctttctcaaattgaagcttaattatctctcaaaaatgcatggttacccccaattttctttttggataccaagagtacttactaagatctactttctcaggatagttttaaaccgcccAAAAaaatccctgtattaataagcatcaccgataggaaatctgagtatctcgagatgtgcagatCGTATgcccaataacaatagtaggcaccgtccttaagagtgAGTCTCGCATGACTCGGCATAGTTCGCAGCTTGCTCCCTCGCAGTTTGTCCTGGTAGTTCAGGTGACCGGAAAACattgacccccggtccatgaaCTACCCAAACGGACTActccaaaaatactatttcaatacTATTGGTCATAAGCAGCATCACAATTAGAGCTAAGCataaacatccattttaaacagcattggtcaacagtatttaagtatttgcacccattttaaaaaaggTTAGCTGTCAATAATTGTTGCACcagtttcacttcacttacatgaagtaattggccattacaacaataattattgttaaggaATTAAATCTTTTACTGGAAATAGTGTATTGAAACATAGAATGTTTCGGCCATAAACCATGGCCTTCATCAGCTAATGctggaggtcacgtgacctggaCAGATCATGTGACAGGCGACTAGGAAGGTGCCTCAGCACCCGGTCCAATGTGTTGGACAAACTGAGACTGAGCCCCCCTTTGCGGTTGAGAAAAGGCTGCTCCACCCTTTCCCATATGGCCTcctttataattattattgaaacctaaacattttaaaatgggtgcttatacttaaatactgttgaccaacgctgtttaaaatggatgtttaggattAGTACTAATTGTGAAGCTGCTTACAACTAATAGCactcacttgaaatagtatttttggggtagtccGTTTGGGTAGTTCGTGGGTCACCCCGATAGTTCTGCGGCGCAAAAAAGGCCGCTGTTTCATAACTCCGGAAAATTGCCGTTACTTTGGTTCAAAAGTTTCCAGAAAAGTGACAAATGCTGTAGACGGTATGATAAGCTACCTGGCATCATATTGTTATTCCTCTCCAAAGCAACAGCGTGGAGGCTGCCATCATGGATGAAAGCGTGGTTGATGGGATCAGTGAGTCGATCAGCCTCACATAACACCCTATGATCACTGAGGTGCCGAAAATACAGCTGTCTTCCGCATGATTCACACAACTGCCAGTGATCTTGCTTTTTCTTCCCGCTCATTTTCCTTTTATACGGTTAGAATTGGCGTGTGAGCTCAGTTGAGTTTATTGTTGCGACGAACAGTTACGACTTATATGACGCATACTAGATAAGCTACAAACCCGCTGATTAATCATGGTTCTCACGAAGTACCAGTCTCCCCGTTCCTAGGATTTCGACAGAAGCCAGGCCTCGGTTGAAGGTGGatgataacgctatccaccggataaatcactatccattggataacgcAATTGATTTCGCAGTGACTTTTCCAATGTATAGTGATtgatccggcggatagcgctatccatcgtttgaacaactggggctagagataaatcactacccagaggataaacactagcaaatccagttatccagtggatagtgctatccaccggccaggaaataaaaattattcagTGGTGTGTCCGCATTTTGAATGTCCTGCCAgaaaaaccctgggaacgagtttgtATCAACTTAGTCAGATGCACAACTGAACGTTTTGGTGATATATGACTCGAAATGTAgaataactgaaaaaaatggGAGCAAGCCGATTATTATACAAAAATGGCTCAAGTTTGACGCAGACTTCATAGCGTTGTCAGAGCGATGCAAATGAGCTGTGACAATAATACTCTAAGGTGACAATGAGCCGCATTTGATCTCCATTTTACACCAGAGGGTCTAAAACACAAGTTACGAGTCACAGGTtagtgtacatgtcaccgtgctACAGATAAACAAACAACACTAAAAGTGCCTCCTATCCCTTATAActgaacaaaaatgttgttacAGGTCTAGGGAAAACTTTCGGCTAAGTTGTTTATAAGTGGAATAAGCACCTCTAGTTTTGAGCTGTCGAATTCCAGTGACCGGTGTTTTAAGGCcgagacacactaggcgacaagtcgcggCGACAgcctctgcgacaagttgctccgtgTTTACTAATTACAAACCAATCGCTGTGACACGACGCGTGTTcagtgcacacgcagtgatctcgtatgagggggaaagtgaactagttttctaaccagcgacttgttgccggaagcacggtgcgacaacgctgttttcgctaattttgtcgctgcaatCAGTcccacgaattcaaactggtttgaattcgtacacctgatcgcagcgacaaaattctgcggcagagacaatgattttcacaaaattaacagTGTCACACCAGGCGAATTTTTGCGGcaacttgtccccgcgacgtgttcAGTGCAGCGACTTATCACCTAGTGTGTCCCAGGCCTTTAGACCAACCTATTTTACACCGACAATAAGCCAAAGCTACGGTACCATGGACATAGTCTCACCTCATTCAGTTCAAACTATTTCTTGAAAGAACCAGATAGATGTATTTCATTGGTAAATGAGATAGATAAGTTATTTTTAATGAACCAAGTACAtgttaatgatgaaatggtatatgaaatgaatcatatatgaactgcggatataaaatcaagtgaagctatgatcttcgcagttatgaacgcaatttttacaattgcgtagagaagcctgaaaaattcaggacttcaacggggtttgaacccgtgacctcgcgattccggtaactagaacccacaaatgaccaggggcccgtttctcaaaagttccgaaaacttttcgggcccgaaaagccatttctgaaaatgccaaaagcttgctttggaaaacccatcttttgacatgttttcaaggtaacaaaaagaaatatgaccttgaagtttgacgacttaaatcctctctgttcttgagatacagggggaattgtgacacccgaaaatgacccataaagtttcgggactttcgagaaacgggccccaactcccaacgtcagtggcttcatagctcagttggttagagcgtcgcaccggaatcgcgaggtcacgggttcaaaccccgttgaagtcctgaatttttcaggcttctctacgcaattgtaaaaattgcgttcataactgcgaagatcatagcttcacttgatcaaGTACATGTtgtgaaaaggcactgactaaaCTGAATAGATTTCCAGAACGAGCTCTCGAGGATACGAATCGTATTGGCGATTGATGGCTAGTTAtgattctttccttttttcacttTATTTTAAATAACAACTcagagaagaaaacaaatgaagCGATTAATGTAACACGTAGAAGGGCTGGAGTCTTTCAACTCTggcattagggagtttaagttCTGCGatcgacgcgacggtaacgaagtCGTCATTTAAAAATGCAAGTTctggtttattaatctttttcgtcattatgtggGCTTGTCTAAgctctaaaaactagtgtaactttccaggaactgaatttgGAGGTGCGGTATCAGCGGTATTGAGTCTACGACAGAatattcaaattcgctgccttttgttcacgttttcggtaaaacttgagaattggtcatttctcGTCGCAGATTTGTCGAAAACgagaaagaaatgtacaaaaatgaaaaatgcccgtgcagagcgtgcaaagctatcgTTTTTGCTCatgaaatatgcaaaatttgtgacgttttcgttgccgtcgcgtcgtagatcttaaaattCCTATTGTCTCTTCAAAAATTCGTTAAAGAAAATGCTCTCAATTGATGAATATTTAGACAAGATTTAAAGCCCTCACATTGAATTGAGTactttcttctcgttttctttgcCTCAAAATTCGCAACGGAGATACCAAAGctgcttctaattttagcattaTCCTCAATCTTAATATCACTTACTTCTAAATACAGGCGGCAAACCTCACAAAGTTTTCCGGCCCCAACTCTCGCCTCAAGTCACGGTAAAggtaaacaaataaaaagcaCATActcaaaaataacacaaagGCATGTGTTTACTGTTTTAAATACGACGTTAACTGTCACGATACCTTACGAGACACTTCATGACAATCATCAAAATCATTGATGTATGTGGTTTTCATTTGTACTCTTGGATGTAAGAGACGAGGATTGAAAAAAGGAGCTTGAATGAAACCGCAGTTGTGTCTTATCGCAGACTGTTCCAATGTATAGTGCAGACGACAAGACACGCTCTTCAATTTTCCCAATTTGTGGCAATTTACACTCGCTCTTTTGATAAACATTGACGTTCACTATAAAGGAATAATGGTTCAATTGAAACATTTCATCTTTTCACTATGGGTGTTGGAGTTGCTtcgttttctctcttttttattgtcatttttgtAGCAGCATTTTGGGTTAGGTTTTTCGCACTTTGGTTTCCTTTTTTCGGTCTCTTCCGTGTTTTCCAGCTGCAAACATGCGTACTGACGCAAAGGTCACTACCCCTTGCAAACTGAGTGACTGGAAGTCTCTTCAACAAATTGTTGTAAGTTGATGAACAGTtgaaaaacaaagataaattaaACAAAGAATGTTCTCTCTATCTTTCCGTTctgatttttgtcttttttcctgTGTACTTTTCTTTTGTAAGCCGATATATCTTGTGTACTTCGGGAGCCACTTGGAACAACATCGTTGTATCTGTCTGAGCTAAGTGTCTCCTCTGTGAACTTTTCGTCACTTTGATTTCCCGATTCCTTCATGTCAAAAAGACGGTTTACTTTCGGTGCATTTGGAGTcagtttattttcttctttatcATAGTTTCGATAATTGTCATTTTCATTAAATACAGTGTCAAAATTGGTAATTATAAGTGAATCTGGAATAGCCTCTTTTTCTGTGTTAACAATAAATCGAGGTTTCATAGCGGCTGAACTGCCTTGACTGGTGTTTGCAACTCTGTTCTGATGCTTTGGTTTGTAAATCCCCTGGGTTCCGTTGAAACCAAGAATTAAGGGCCCTTCTTTCAGACTAGGCACGTAGTCACCGAAATGTTCATCGAACGGGGTGTCATTTTGCCCGTCACCTCTACGGCCCTTCATTTCGGGATCCTTTATAGATGTGAGTGATTCGTTTACCTCGTCTTCTAATGCATAGGTTTCACTGTACCATTCTGGGATCCCCTCACTCTTCAAAGTGTCTTGTAATTGCTCTTCAAAGTCCTGTCTCTCTGAATCTCTTTCACTTTCATCCATCGAATTCTGAATTCGACTATCCTTTGAAGTAAATCGGTTTGAACAGCTGAAGTCTTCCGCATCGTCAATAAAAGGATCTTCCATTGTTTCGTCTTCATCGCTAAACCCTGCATTGATCCTTTCTACGGAATCAGATTCGCACCCATCGATGTTGTCGCGACGAGCGGTAGAAGGGCTTATGCATCCAGAATCAAGGAGCTCTCTCTGCGGAGATTCTGACCGGCTTTCCTGCCACTCACTCCGAACGTCTGTACTCGTCAAAGTCGTCTCTTTTCTCGAGGGCCCGGAGCAGAAATTCTGTCCCTTACTGGTACCATCAAAACTTAACCTCTTTGCTTCATTTCTCGCAAGAGGGGTAATTGCCGTTGTCTTTTCTGTTGGACTGGCTACGCTCCAATGTGTCTGTAAGTCGTTGGAAGATTGTGAGCGGCCGATCGGTGGGGGTCGGTTCACAGAGGATGGGCTAACGGAGCATTGTCTCTTGCCGCAGAGGTCGACACTTAACAGATGCTGTAGCTATAGGAAGATAGAAAACCTTCTTCAGTATCTTGATACCAAAGGACTTGGGCaagttatttaaggacggtgcctactattgttattgcgcatacgttctgcgcatctctgagatactcggatttcctatcgccgatgattagtaacacagggatatttttgtgcggtttaaaactatccggagaaagtagatcttagtaagtactcttgttatccaaaaagaaaattgggggtaaccatgcatttttgagagataattaagcttcaatttgagacagaacgccatacattgctttgtattttaaagctttttacgaatattattcttgaattatcgttgaaaaatgcgtggttaccaccaattttctttttggatttcaataacacttgttaagatctacatttcctgcataatcacacaccggggcaaaaatatctttaattaggtaggcaccgtccttaaagagtGGATTTATTAGTGGGTGATACAGGCACACTCGATGCATGCGAAGGAGCAGTCGGAAAGACACAGGTTCGGCCTCAGTTCAAAGTGCTCGGACTTTTGTCCCAGAAAAATCTAATTCATTTGCACAAAAATACAGCCGTTCACTTTTAATTTTCTATGCGTTAGGAATAAATATCCTGCTTGCGATTTGACATTTAGtatcagttaaaaaaaataagcacCCCATTCCTCTGCTCGCCTGTTTTTTTGGACAAAATTTTGGGAGCGTAGTAACTTAGAAAATTGTGGCATGCTGAGACCAATTAGCCCCGCATAACCTGCAATGTGCTAATGGACCAGGGCTGAGTCGTTTCAAACCGGTTGCGTTTGGTCGCGCTCTATCAGGGATCAGCTTATACGACTTTTACGAATAACTGGGCCCATATAATAGGGTGAGATTTACTTTAATCCCCGCAGTTTAACGTATTATACCCACAAAATCTTTACCTCTCTAAGATCCTTGGAGATCTTTCTTTCTTCACtttgcgtgctttgcaaattagGCGTAAGATCACACCACACCGTCGAATTTAAAATGCTTACTTCTCCAAGCTGTTTCTTCAACTCTGCGTTTTCTTTCACCAGTCGTGTTACTTTCTCAGTTTCATTGGTCGTTGTATTATTTGTGTTCAGCTCAACAATTTTCTTGTTAAGCTGTGCGTTTTCGTACATCACCTTTGCCAGTTTACCAGTCTCGGAAATCCTCGCCTCTTGTAGTTTTCGTTGCAGTTCTTTATTCTCTGATTTCAGAACCAACAGTGGGTCCCCAGATTCCGAATGCAAGGCTCCAAGATCGAGAGATTGTCGCTGCAAATAAGGCCCTGAAAATGATGTCGATCTTCTCCGTTTACGTCTTATTTTAAAGCCCATTTCTTGTTGCGTCTTACAGGTGACGGAACGATTTCCAAGGCGAGGCCTTGGGGAGCGGGGTGGAACATCGATGCCTTTCGCATTCACTGACGTCTCCACGTTACCATCAATTTCATCCGGCTCTCGTATCCTGACTGACCATTTCGGAATGTTGTTCTCATTGTGTTTGGCCTTGAGGGCTCGTATTTCCTGCTTGAGCGTTGCTATCTCTTCCTGAAGTCTCGTGACATTATGAGAGTCATGCATAGTTTGAAACTCAAGGAAACTGTTGGTTGTGTCCCCGCTAGTTGTTGAGGCACCTCTTAAAGTTGACAGGGACCGCTTGCGGAGTAAGTCTTCGGCGTCTCTCTTCAGCTTGGTAATCTACAACAAAAAGGAAGTTAGAATGTTACAATATGTGTACTATTTATTTGAGAGATAAGAGAGAAATGGCAACATGTAATGCAGGATGTTCTCAATTCTTTTTCACGCTTCTGTCGGGCCGGCCTTGGATCTATTGTTGTGCGACAACGATCTTCGTGTCCTACTTACAGCATGTGCGCGTGTAAGGGAGGAACGCGTGGGTTCCTCGCACGCTTCACAATTCCATTCTTCGCCCGGAGTTCCATTGCTTTGACGCTAACAGCGCAAGAACTTTGTGCACAAAATTGAAGCACTAAAACTCGTTTCAagttattgtttgtttgttatttatttgtttaagcaggttgaagttatggcagctattcagctgatgtggacctgctatacccacccacccatatacacacagaggacagccacaacaccgggaacttcatcccctactcttctcgaatagtgtgtgggttctttaacgtcccacagggaactaatgaacatggaagttatttgtgagacgggacatCCGGCTTTTcgcccttatccgagaagacttgaaaaagtctaaccatttgcgatGTAATTGCAAAGGTagcaatttctcctcagttatttaaagaccctgagtgttggtccagccggagtcgaaatcacaacctcccgcatggcagcccggtgctaaaccaactgagccaccggtgcattCGCATTCAACACTTGCGAATAAAAAAACAGATATTTTAGGAAGAGGGAAAAAATGTTagtacaaaataaaaaatggttgCAGTTGTTAGCATAACGACGTCCCTTATAATTTGCTTGTGCTCAGCCAGGGAATTTGGACGCACGTCTTCATGTATTCGTTCGTGCGTATACCCCAGCCACGCACGGATTGATCAATGATTATGCATGTTGGAAATTGAATTATGAGCATGCATTAACATAATTTATAAGTGGCGGGAAGAGGTCACgtgaagcgagaaacattgccTTTTGCGCTGTGATTTTTGATGTTTTACGTTTAGAGTGTAGAACTCGCGAATACAGAGAACTGATGGAGCAAACTCAGTTCAGCGTAATACTACGAAAAATTGTAAAGAaactattttattttgtcacGACTGGAGAAAcacataaaaatatttacaatgcGTTCAATGTTGGACTTACCTTTGGAACGAACACCAGGCACAGGACAACTGTTGTCGGCAGAATCAGGAAAAGTGATACACAGGCTACAAGAGCGTTCGTGTTGCCCTCAATTAGGAAGGACAGCGGCATCCCTACTATGACACACAGTACTACATTATACACACTTATTCCAACCCAACGGGAATCATTGAGCGAGTGGACTTTGGCCTTGCGTGTAACCCAAGCAATGAAACAACCAATCAGCAGCACTAGTAGCTTATATCCAAGAAGGATGTAGAGCCAGGTAGTGAAGTATTTTGAAGAACAGTATTCCTGCTGTAAGATAGTTCTTTTGTGTGGCTCATCCTTTACCTGATGGACAAAAATAGATCCACCGTTAATAAAGGGAGATTTTCAAAGTGCTGACTCAGCAAGAACGGCAAGGAGATCATTTTTAAGACAAAAGAGTATTAATTCGATTAAAACGAAAATACGTGAATTTCTTGAAGAAGTTCAGTTCCTTTCATGGATTCAGAAAAGATTTAGCCTGGGAAActaattagagagctttagattctggGACGAAGACAAGAatgagtacgagatttgactgcccgtttttagcaaaaatacttagaaaatcTCCGACctggacgattaatcttactctttgttagcagcataggttgctcagttattcttattgctggtagctgagcctttttgctAATCGAAAAATGCTAAAATCCTCTGCTACCGTGTTGCTGAATTGCTTTGACaagacaacatttttgcaaatgacgacggtatcacgtttttcccgccaaaatgacgctggtttgtgcgcgctcactgttgttctataataaaaatctcgtactcgtaccaggtgatctggtgacgtaattcaaaggactggggagaaatattttaaagCCTGCATTCCACAACCGCGctcggccttattttcgaattcaacatggcagaggcgaggttagagctCGCCGGgtccacttgaatgttcattcatgATCAGTAaaaggaaatgtggtagacacggaatgatctgttgagttttggctttggaaatactgcagggagtttggaaacaacacctaaggccgcgtgcggttgtgggatacggcgttaaaatttttcttcccagccctccaaattacgtcacgaGATCAACTGGTAGTTGCTCtggtcctagaatctaaagctctctattgtttGGCGACCGACGAAAGGACAATAGAAAAATCTTAAAAGCTTTTAatcggcaggattcgaacctaagACCTCTGTGATACCGGTCGGATGCTCTACTCATTGAGCCATTACCAGAACTCAATGGGGAGATAGGGTGTTTATTTTGGTCCACAATGAACAACGTGTCCCGCTGCTCTGCGGGCTCCACAAAGTCATGTCTGCAAAAACTAAATGCAACTATTGGTGTTAAATGTGTCCTGTGCCGGTGGAAAGGATCGGAAAACTAGTTGTTTGGCGACGATCCAAAGAACAAGTGTCCCACCTACGACCTCCGCAAcatcttttttcaaacaaaattcgAAGAAAATTTAAAACGGTCTTCGAATAAATGATTGGAATCAGATTGAGCTTGTACACCAACCTGTGAATGTAATGTAGTGGTAACGCTTATAGGTCTGTCTACGCCAGTCCAGAGGGACATGACCAGTATATCAACAAGGACCATCAATACTACGGAGCGTATAAGTTCTCTATCTGTAAACATCTAATGAATGAAGAAGAAATAAGAATGATTTCACCAGCTGGAACGCTTCGTTATTCGCATAGTTTTTGTTAACTCGCTGAGAATTTTATGAAAACATTTCAAGAACGCTTTTTGCGTTCTTGGCCAGGCTAACCAAGACGTTTTGCTGTTTTCCCGCAAAGGAAAACGGAAAGAGGAGTGATTCTGTCATGTCTTTACACAGCTTATGAGGACTATAAGGAAGGTGGGGAGTGTCCGTGGATACTACAAACGTGACATAAAATCTTTTGCGATCTGGATTCTTTGGGCATCAAGTCTTTAAGTCTTAATTGTGggttttcagatttttttgtCTAAATAACCAAAGACGAGACTTCGATAAGAGCCACAAGGAAAATTGGGACTTCTCTCCCAATGGAGTAAATTTTACCGATTTTCTTCCAAGTGTCACCCCAGTTTTCGTGTACCTTTCGTTTTGGTTTGACGTTACGGAATATCTGATAAACTCTCCATATCTTTGAAAACATTGCACCAACCGCTAAACTATAACCTATCGACAAAAGGTAGCCTCGAGCctgtaaagaaa encodes the following:
- the LOC137973633 gene encoding gamma-aminobutyric acid type B receptor subunit 1-like — protein: MIQLCLSSNVGFLLVFVFSELFVVCAVKTLYIGGLFPMTGQLTGSSLSSEASEAVLRVSQLAVNIINNRSDILPGYQLQLIWNDTKCDPGHAANVLFESLYNGPPMIMLLGAACPDSIRATAQIGGIWNLLQVSYASISSDLSNREKYPLLYSTMPPYSAQNSARIAFLKHFQWKRIATIYQNDHAFGEAMEAFQKNLLEGDFELIAAEIVHENPKSPIQSLKKKDARIIVGMFHEEQARKVLCEAFKEGMYGEHYVWILLDWYDNKQWWLINDNQVDCTPEQMDKAVDGYFSIESARIVSSNAPTLSGLTSEQFLKLYDKQSENRTSIYVPFAFDAMWTIALTLNNSIHPIRIKFNRSLENFNYKESGMVQTFIETLQRLQFSGITGTVKFTKSGERTRPACVKQLQGGKSRVVGIYFPENGTIVFSGADLLWQGMDGKSPPDGKITIYETEYICTPLFCVIVIFVTGGILLALYFLWFNVKHRNNRYINLSGPNLNNLVIVGCVLIYMSVYTIAIDGAFVDTDILSGLCVARGYLLSIGYSLAVGAMFSKIWRVYQIFRNVKPKRKMFTDRELIRSVVLMVLVDILVMSLWTGVDRPISVTTTLHSQVKDEPHKRTILQQEYCSSKYFTTWLYILLGYKLLVLLIGCFIAWVTRKAKVHSLNDSRWVGISVYNVVLCVIVGMPLSFLIEGNTNALVACVSLFLILPTTVVLCLVFVPKITKLKRDAEDLLRKRSLSTLRGASTTSGDTTNSFLEFQTMHDSHNVTRLQEEIATLKQEIRALKAKHNENNIPKWSVRIREPDEIDGNVETSVNAKGIDVPPRSPRPRLGNRSVTCKTQQEMGFKIRRKRRRSTSFSGPYLQRQSLDLGALHSESGDPLLVLKSENKELQRKLQEARISETGKLAKVMYENAQLNKKIVELNTNNTTTNETEKVTRLVKENAELKKQLGEVSILNSTVWCDLTPNLQSTQSEERKISKDLRELQHLLSVDLCGKRQCSVSPSSVNRPPPIGRSQSSNDLQTHWSVASPTEKTTAITPLARNEAKRLSFDGTSKGQNFCSGPSRKETTLTSTDVRSEWQESRSESPQRELLDSGCISPSTARRDNIDGCESDSVERINAGFSDEDETMEDPFIDDAEDFSCSNRFTSKDSRIQNSMDESERDSERQDFEEQLQDTLKSEGIPEWYSETYALEDEVNESLTSIKDPEMKGRRGDGQNDTPFDEHFGDYVPSLKEGPLILGFNGTQGIYKPKHQNRVANTSQGSSAAMKPRFIVNTEKEAIPDSLIITNFDTVFNENDNYRNYDKEENKLTPNAPKVNRLFDMKESGNQSDEKFTEETLSSDRYNDVVPSGSRSTQDISAYKRKVHRKKDKNQNGKIERTFFV